One Verrucomicrobiia bacterium genomic region harbors:
- a CDS encoding response regulator, with protein sequence MNILIVDDDRICRMALERSLKRLGHAVTLAADGLEALTLFDKGSVPVVISDMLMPEIDGLDLCRRIRQANRSHYTYFILLTMVGGKSSYLDGMAAGADDFITKPFDQEVLAARLVVAERILSLQSQVKQLAGMLPICCLCKKVRDDQNYWHQVETFVAEHTDARFTHSYCPDCFNKLKSEIDALEPTPAASTQPP encoded by the coding sequence ATTTGCAGGATGGCCCTCGAGAGAAGCCTGAAACGGCTCGGCCATGCAGTCACCCTGGCCGCCGATGGTCTGGAGGCCTTAACCCTTTTCGATAAAGGCAGTGTGCCCGTAGTTATCTCGGACATGCTCATGCCGGAGATAGACGGACTGGACTTGTGCCGGCGGATACGCCAAGCCAATCGTTCTCATTATACTTACTTCATCTTGCTGACGATGGTGGGCGGAAAATCCAGCTACCTCGATGGCATGGCCGCCGGGGCAGATGACTTTATTACCAAACCATTTGATCAAGAGGTTCTGGCCGCCCGGCTGGTGGTGGCTGAACGCATCTTGAGCCTCCAATCGCAGGTAAAGCAATTGGCCGGCATGCTTCCCATCTGCTGCCTCTGCAAAAAGGTGCGGGATGACCAGAATTATTGGCATCAGGTCGAAACCTTTGTTGCCGAGCACACCGACGCCCGCTTCACCCACAGCTATTGTCCGGATTGTTTCAACAAGCTCAAAAGCGAAATCGATGCGCTCGAGCCCACGCCGGCGGCAAGCACCCAACCGCCATGA